CCGATCGTTCAGGTATGTGATGCTATCTCCGGTGCTCGTCCGGGTGCCCGTCGTGAGATCGTAGAAGCTTATATCAAACGTTTGAATGATCTGGAACAATTGGCGCTGTCTTATCCGGGTGTTGTGAAGACCTATGCTATTCAGGCTGGTCGTGAGCTTCGCGTAATCGTAGGAGCGGATAAGATCGACGATAAGGATACGGAAAATCTGTCAAACGAAATAGCAAAGAAGATCCAGGACGAAATGACTTATCCGGGTCAGGTGAAGATAACGGTTATCCGTGAAACACGTGCTGTAAGTTATGCGAAATAAGCGTATATAATTAAGTAAATTATAATTCAATAAAAAAAGGCAGATCGGAAGATCTGCCTTTTTATTTCTGCCTGTTTAGGTTACCGGTTACCCAGGTCGTCGTATAGTGTTTGTAGCAGAACTTTTCCTTTATTCAGGCGTTCGTTGCTGTTCTCTGCCGGGCTTTCGATCAGTGGTTTGTTACTCTCGTTGTCATATACGGAGATACCTGTGCTGTTGATGAATCCGAACCCGTTCGGGAATGTATAGAATGCATATTCCGGGTATCCGGGAGCCAGTATGTCGCGGCTGAATGTGAAGGAATCGTGAGGTAAGTTCAGTTGGCTTAGCAATGTCGCTGCCAGGTCTGTCTGATTGGCATATGTGTCGATGATTGCAGGTTCTTTGATTGTACCGCCCAGCCAGATCATCGGGATATGGAAGCGTCGGGGTTCATAGTCCGTTAACGATGCAGGATAACGGTAGCCGTGGTCGGAAACCAATACGACCAAGGTGTTTTTCCAGACGGGTAATTCCTTTAGCTGGCCGATGAAACTGCCGATACAGCTATCGGTGAAAGCCATCGAGTTGAGATACGGGTCTTCCAGGTGATGGTAGGGCACTTCGAATGGTTCGTGGCTGCTCAATGTCAGGAAGGTACTGAGCCACGGTGTCTTTTCGTCTCTTTCCCGGATCGATTCGTACAGGTGGGTAAAGGTTATATTGTCATTGGCTCCCCATTTGCTTAACCTGCTGGAAAGCGGGAAATCACGGTCGGCAGTTATTTGGCTGTACCCGGAGCTGAAGAAATAACTTTGCATATTGGTGAAGTTGATATCTCCGCCATAAAGCATATCGGCTGTATATCCCTGTTCACCCAGGCTTTTGGCAATGGACGGGAGTGTCTGGCTTTTGGCGGGATACTTCATGATAGAAGTGGTCGGTTGTGCCAAATAGCCATTCAGTACGGATACTATTCCCCGGTCGGTACGGAAAGAATTGGCATACATATTCGTGAAAGTGATTCCTTCCTGGCTTAGTTTGTTGAGGTTGGGAGTGATTCCGGGTTCACCGCCTACTGCTTCGATAGCATTTGCTGTAAAACTTTCCATCAGAATAATCAGGATATTGGGGCGATCGGTTGTCAGTAAAGATCGCTTTTCTGCATTTCCGGGCAATGTGTCGTTGGTTTGCGTTAAGGCTGTATATCGTTCCTGTCTCTCTTCTTCGGGAAAGAAATTGAACTGGGCTGCAAAATCCTGCTGTTTGCTCAATGACGCAAGCAAGCTGAAAGCCGGATTGATTGCTGAATGGTTCAGGAATTGATTCTTACTGAAATAAACCATGCCGACATTGGCGGTAGAAGTCGTTACACCTCCCCGGATCGGGATGAATAGTATGCCTCCCAACAGGAGAACGATCATTGTCCCTCCTAATCTGCTGCGGACAGGGGTTGCAGGGAATAGCGGAATAATAAAGCGTTTGAATACCCAAAATATTCCATATGCATATATAAGGAATAGCAGAAACTGCAGAAAGAAGGTTCCGACAGGAACGCTTGCCATCGCATCAGCCGGAGATTGCAGGTAGAAGAATAATGTGGCATCCAGCCGGAAGCCCCAATATCCGTAAAGTGCCACGTCGACAGCAAAGATCGCTGCGATCAGAAGTGCTGCAACCCCAAAATATCCTTTCAGAAATTTCTGATAGAATGCTCCCGGCAACCAGATGGAGATCAATATACAAAGTAGAGGAATAGCAGTCAGATATCCCGAAACCGTACAGTCAAGCAATAAACCATGTGTGATTACCTTAAGGTAATCGGTTAGCGAACACCCGTTCGCTAAGGCGTGGTGATATAAAATGAAGACCGGCTTTTGAATTGCAAGGATCGGAAGCCAGCAAAAAAATACTGTCAGAATAAATAATAACCGTTTTTTCATCACTCTGTCTATTTGGGTGTAGTATAAAATAAAGAAGGGCGACTGTTACAGCCGCCCTTTATAATTATTTGTATAACTTTTCACGTAGTTCGGCTACTGTCGGATCGGTGATGTAATCATCGTAATCCATCATCTTGTCGATAATACCATTCGGAGTCAGTTCGATAATACGGTTCGAAACCGTCTGAATAAACTCATGGTCATGGCTGGAGAACAGGATATTACCCTTAAACTGCTGCAATGTATTATTGAATGCCTGAATAGACTCCAAATCCAAATGGTTGGTCGGTGTATCTAGAATCAGACAGTTCGCATCCGTAAGCATCATGCGTGAAATCATACAACGCATCTTCTCACCTCCGGACAATACGCTCACCTTCTTCAACAACTCTTCGCCGGAGAACAACATGCGGCCGAGGAATCCTTTCAAGAACACATCGTTCGTGTCCGGTGAGAACTGGCTCAACCAGTCGATCAGATTATAATCGGAAGCGAAATATTTGGCGTTATCCAACGGCAGATAGCTTGTCGTAATGGTCTGCCCCCACTGATAAGTACCTTCGTCGGCCTTCTCCTCGCCGTTGATAATTTGGAACAGGGCAGTCATGGCACGCGGGTCGCGGCTGATGAATACCACTTTGTCTTCCTTCTCAACGTTGAAGTTCAAATCCTTAAACAATACTTTGCCTTCAATGCTCTTCGTCAGTCCTTTTACTTCCAGAATCTGATTGCCCGGCTCACGATTCGGCGTGAAGATGATGCCTGGATAGCGGCGTGAAGACGGCTTGATCTCTTCTATATTCAGTTTCTCCAACATCTTCTTACGGCTGGTAGTCTGCTTAGACTTAGCCACGTTGGCACTGAAACGGCGAATAAATTCTTCCAGCTCCTTCTTCTTTTCTTCCGCCTTCTTGTTTTGGTTCTGCTGCTGGCGAAGTGCCAACTGGCTTGATTCGTACCAGAAGCTATAGTTGCCGGCAAACATCTGTAGCTTACCGAAGTCGATATCTACCGTATGTGTACAAACAGAGTCGAGGAAGTGGCGGTCGTGGCTCACAACCAAGATGGTATGTTCCGAGTTAGACAGATAGTTCTCCAACCAGCCAACCGTTTCAAGGTCGAGGTCGTTGGTCGGCTCATCCAGCAACAGGTTGTCCGGCTGACCAAACAGAGCGCGTGCAAGCAAGATACGCACCTTCTGCTTACCACTCAGGTCTTTCATCATGCTGTAATGATATTCTTCGCTGATACCCAGACCGCTGAGTAGGCTGGCTGCATCGCTTTCGGCGTTCCATCCTTCCATTTCGGCGAACTTCTCTTCCAGTTCCGATACGCGGATACCGTCGGCATCGCTGAAATCCGGTTTTTCGTAAAGCGCATTCTTTTCGCTCATCACCTCCCACAGGGTGGTATGTCCCATCAAAACGGTATCCATCACCGTATATTCGTCGAAAGCAAAGTGGTCCTGGCTCAATACCGAAAGACGTTCTCCCGGACCCAGGCTCACCGAACCGCGCGTCGGGTCGAGCTGTTTGCTGATCACGCGAAGAAATGTTGATTTTCCGGCACCGTTGGCACCGATAATACCGTAGCAGTTACCCGGCGTAAACTTCATGTTTACATCCTGAAAAAGGATACGTTTGCCGAACTGTACGTCCAGATTGTTTACTGTTATCATATTTTGAGTATCTATTAAATTTCGAATGAGTGTGCAAAGATACTAAAAACAGACGTTCTGTGCCAGCCCGAATCGTTTTAATCGGAGTAACCGCATCAAAATATCGTGTATTTTTATAAAAGATAACCCGTTGGCGGAATTTATTTCGCCCATACCCTTCACCTGTCACTCGTGTTGTATTAGCCTGTTAAGCAGTTAGATACGGTGAATGGTGACGTTTCACTGACAAAATAGCCGCCGGAGCCAATATCTGTGACTGCCGGAGCTACTTCCAATGGATGCCGGAGCTATTTTCAGTGGGTGCCGCAGCCAATACGAACGGGTGCCTACTCATTTTGAATAAGTGCCCGCCCATTGAAGAGAATACGTAAGTATTTCCGAAAAAAAGATAGCTCTTTTGAAGATAAAAGTCCCTTCTTTTGATTTTAAAAGTCTTGTCTTAACATTTCAAAAGACCCTACTTTTGATTTGTGATTTTTAGCCTTTATAAAGACGTGTCACCGGAAAATGCAGATACATAGATAGATGTAAGCGGTGACGGGTGAAGGCTTATCTGCGTTCCGTTAATATTGTATGTCAATTATCTCTATTATTGCTTCACATCTTTCTGGATAATGGCATTGTTGAGTCTTTCCTTTTTGTCTTTTTCGTTGTTTTTTCTGTTTTTTCGGGATTTGCCCCTACAGTTTTCAACAGATTCTAAGTTTTATTAATGAATTGCCTCGGGAAATTAATTCTCAACATTCATATACATATTGAAAATAATTATCTACTTTTGTGCTCTAAAACATTAAAATAAACCTAACAAAGATGGCTGCAACAAAACGTATTAAGCGTGCATTGGTCTCCGTGTTTCATAAAGAGGGACTGGATGAAATCTTAAAAAAACTCCACAATGAAGGTGTGACTTTTGTGTCAACTGGTGGAACTCAGACGTTTATCGAATCATTAGGCATCCCTTGCGATGCGGTAGAAGACCTGACTGGTTATCCTTCTATCTTGGGAGGACGTGTTAAAACACTTCACCCGAAAGTTTTTGGCGGCATTCTTAATCGTAGAGAAAATGAAGGCGACAGAGAACAGATCGCTCAATACGAAATTCCAGAAATTGACCTCGTGATTGTAGACCTGTATCCGTTTGAGGAAACAGTTGCTTCCGGAGCTGAAGAACAGGCAATCATCGAAAAGATAGATATAGGCGGTATCTCATTGATCCGTGCCGCTGCAAAGAACTTCAAAGATGTAGTGATCGTAGCATCTAAAGCACAGTATCAGCCTTTGATGCAAGTGCTGAATGAAAAAGGGGCAGAAACTTCCCTGGAAGACCGTAAATGGTTTGCCAAAGAAGCTTTTGCTGTTTCTTCTGGCTATGATTCTGCTATTTTCAATTATTTTGACGGACGCGAAGGCTCTCACCTGCGTGTTGCTGTAGATCAGCCAATGCACCTGCGTTACGGTGAAAACCCGCACCAGGCTGCCAAATACTATGGTAAGTTCAACGATATGTTCGATCAGATCCATGGTAAGGAAATTTCTTACAACAACTTGCTGGATATCGATGCTGCTGTCAGCCTGATCGACGAGTTCGACGAACTGACATTCGCTATCCTGAAACATAATAACGCATGTGGTATCGCATCCCGTCCGACTGTGCTCGAAGCATGGAAAGATGCATTGGCCGGTGACCCGGTTTCTGCTTTCGGCGGTATCCTGATTACCAACAGCGTGATCGATAAAGAAGTAGCAGAAGAGATCAACAAGATCTTCTTCGAAGTGATCATCGCCCCGGAATATACAAAAGACGCTTTGGAAGTGCTGATGCAGAAGAAAAACCGCATCATTCTGATCCGTAAGGAAGCAAAGACATGTCCGATGCAATTCCGCTCACTATTGAATGGTGCATTGATGCAGGAAAAAGACCTGAGCATCCAGACTGCTGCAGATCTGGAACCGATGACTGACAAAAAGCCTTCCGCACAGGAAACGGCAGACCTGTTGTTCGCTAATAAACTGGTGAAACACAGCAAATCGAACGCTATCACATTGGTAAAGAACAAACAGCTTTGTGCCAGTGGTATCGGTCAGACATCGCGCGTAGATTCTTTGAAACAAGCTATTGAAAAGGCAAACTCTTTCAAATTTGATCTGAAAGGTGCCGTTATGGCTTCTGATGCATTTTTCCCGTTTCCTGACTGTGTTGAGATTGCTGATAAGGCAGGTATTACTGCCGTTATCCAACCGGGTGGTTCTGTAAATGACAAGCTGTCTGTTGATTATTGTAATGAACATGGCTTGGCTATGGTTAAGACGGGAGTCCGTCATTTCAAACACTAAAAAAACACCTTATTAAAAAATGGGATTATTTTCTTTTACACAAGAAATAGCGATGGACCTGGGTACTGCGAATACCATCATCATCAGTGGTGGTAAGGTCGTGGTAGATCAGCCATCGGTAGTTGCCCTCGACCGGCGTACCGACAAGGTGCTGGCAGTCGGAGAGAAGGCACGCCAGATGCACGGAAAGACGCACGAGAATATTCGTACGATCCGTCCGTTGCGCGATGGTGTGATTGCCGACTTCTTTGCTGCCGAGCAAATGATACGCGGTATGATCAAAATGATAAATCCGAAACATCGCTGGTTTTCTCCTTCATTGCGGATCGTGGTTTGTATCCCGTCCGGAAGCACTGAAGTGGAGATACGTGCCGTACGTGACTCTGCCGAGCATGCCGGAGGACGCGATGTTTATATGATCTATGAACCTATGGCAGCTGCGATCGGTATCGGTATCGATGTGGAAGCGCCCGAAGGAAACATGATCGTGGATATAGGCGGTGGTACGACTGAGATCGCTGTTATCTCGTTGGGTGGTATCGTTTCCAATAAATCGATCCGTATCGCCGGGGATGACCTGACGGCTGATATAATGGAATATATGCGTCGCCAGCATAATGTGAAAGTCGGTGAACGTACAGCCGAGTTGATCAAGATCAATGTCGGTTCTGCATTGACGTTCCTGGATAATCCTCCTGAAGATTATATTGTACATGGTCCGAATCAGATGACGGCTCTTCCGATGGAAGTTCCTGTTTCTTATCAGGAAATAGCACACTGTCTGGAAAAATCTATTTCCAAGATGGAAGCAGCTATCCTGAGCGCACTCGAACAGACTCCTCCCGAACTGTATGCCGATATCGTACGCAACGGTATCTATTTGGCAGGTGGTGGTGCTCTGATGCGCGGGCTTGACAAGCGTCTGACGGACAAGATCAATATCCCGTTCCATATTGCAGAAGATCCGTTGCATGCGGTTGCAAAAGGTACGGGCGTAGCATTGAAGAATATAGATAAATTTAATTTCCTTATCCGATAAAATAGT
This is a stretch of genomic DNA from Parabacteroides chongii. It encodes these proteins:
- a CDS encoding rod shape-determining protein, with the protein product MGLFSFTQEIAMDLGTANTIIISGGKVVVDQPSVVALDRRTDKVLAVGEKARQMHGKTHENIRTIRPLRDGVIADFFAAEQMIRGMIKMINPKHRWFSPSLRIVVCIPSGSTEVEIRAVRDSAEHAGGRDVYMIYEPMAAAIGIGIDVEAPEGNMIVDIGGGTTEIAVISLGGIVSNKSIRIAGDDLTADIMEYMRRQHNVKVGERTAELIKINVGSALTFLDNPPEDYIVHGPNQMTALPMEVPVSYQEIAHCLEKSISKMEAAILSALEQTPPELYADIVRNGIYLAGGGALMRGLDKRLTDKINIPFHIAEDPLHAVAKGTGVALKNIDKFNFLIR
- a CDS encoding ABC-F family ATP-binding cassette domain-containing protein; translated protein: MITVNNLDVQFGKRILFQDVNMKFTPGNCYGIIGANGAGKSTFLRVISKQLDPTRGSVSLGPGERLSVLSQDHFAFDEYTVMDTVLMGHTTLWEVMSEKNALYEKPDFSDADGIRVSELEEKFAEMEGWNAESDAASLLSGLGISEEYHYSMMKDLSGKQKVRILLARALFGQPDNLLLDEPTNDLDLETVGWLENYLSNSEHTILVVSHDRHFLDSVCTHTVDIDFGKLQMFAGNYSFWYESSQLALRQQQNQNKKAEEKKKELEEFIRRFSANVAKSKQTTSRKKMLEKLNIEEIKPSSRRYPGIIFTPNREPGNQILEVKGLTKSIEGKVLFKDLNFNVEKEDKVVFISRDPRAMTALFQIINGEEKADEGTYQWGQTITTSYLPLDNAKYFASDYNLIDWLSQFSPDTNDVFLKGFLGRMLFSGEELLKKVSVLSGGEKMRCMISRMMLTDANCLILDTPTNHLDLESIQAFNNTLQQFKGNILFSSHDHEFIQTVSNRIIELTPNGIIDKMMDYDDYITDPTVAELREKLYK
- the purH gene encoding bifunctional phosphoribosylaminoimidazolecarboxamide formyltransferase/IMP cyclohydrolase, whose amino-acid sequence is MAATKRIKRALVSVFHKEGLDEILKKLHNEGVTFVSTGGTQTFIESLGIPCDAVEDLTGYPSILGGRVKTLHPKVFGGILNRRENEGDREQIAQYEIPEIDLVIVDLYPFEETVASGAEEQAIIEKIDIGGISLIRAAAKNFKDVVIVASKAQYQPLMQVLNEKGAETSLEDRKWFAKEAFAVSSGYDSAIFNYFDGREGSHLRVAVDQPMHLRYGENPHQAAKYYGKFNDMFDQIHGKEISYNNLLDIDAAVSLIDEFDELTFAILKHNNACGIASRPTVLEAWKDALAGDPVSAFGGILITNSVIDKEVAEEINKIFFEVIIAPEYTKDALEVLMQKKNRIILIRKEAKTCPMQFRSLLNGALMQEKDLSIQTAADLEPMTDKKPSAQETADLLFANKLVKHSKSNAITLVKNKQLCASGIGQTSRVDSLKQAIEKANSFKFDLKGAVMASDAFFPFPDCVEIADKAGITAVIQPGGSVNDKLSVDYCNEHGLAMVKTGVRHFKH
- a CDS encoding LTA synthase family protein; this translates as MKKRLLFILTVFFCWLPILAIQKPVFILYHHALANGCSLTDYLKVITHGLLLDCTVSGYLTAIPLLCILISIWLPGAFYQKFLKGYFGVAALLIAAIFAVDVALYGYWGFRLDATLFFYLQSPADAMASVPVGTFFLQFLLFLIYAYGIFWVFKRFIIPLFPATPVRSRLGGTMIVLLLGGILFIPIRGGVTTSTANVGMVYFSKNQFLNHSAINPAFSLLASLSKQQDFAAQFNFFPEEERQERYTALTQTNDTLPGNAEKRSLLTTDRPNILIILMESFTANAIEAVGGEPGITPNLNKLSQEGITFTNMYANSFRTDRGIVSVLNGYLAQPTTSIMKYPAKSQTLPSIAKSLGEQGYTADMLYGGDINFTNMQSYFFSSGYSQITADRDFPLSSRLSKWGANDNITFTHLYESIRERDEKTPWLSTFLTLSSHEPFEVPYHHLEDPYLNSMAFTDSCIGSFIGQLKELPVWKNTLVVLVSDHGYRYPASLTDYEPRRFHIPMIWLGGTIKEPAIIDTYANQTDLAATLLSQLNLPHDSFTFSRDILAPGYPEYAFYTFPNGFGFINSTGISVYDNESNKPLIESPAENSNERLNKGKVLLQTLYDDLGNR